One Candidatus Rokuibacteriota bacterium DNA window includes the following coding sequences:
- the plsX gene encoding phosphate acyltransferase PlsX: protein MNIAVDAMGGDYGPTVVVEGAVAAAREHGLPVILVGDQGAIERELARHCVGNLPVRVRHASQVVGMAEPPSQALRRKRDSSLRVSADLIKEGEAGAFVSAGNTGAAMATAMFVLGVLPGVDRPAIAVLLPSLTGYTVLIDAGAIVDPKPRHLVQFAVMGHCYAKDILDKGRPRVGLLSVGEEEGKGNELTKEAFEELKLSSLNFVGNVEGRDMYNGNCDVVVTDGFTGNVALKISESLAEMIGAMIKEELGRDVRSRVGALLSGPAFARFKKRVDYTEMGGAPLIGINGAAIICHGNSPPKAVKNAVRVAAEWVQQNVNEHIKAALEEEATLAGDGRDGGRE, encoded by the coding sequence TTGAACATCGCGGTGGACGCCATGGGAGGCGACTACGGCCCGACCGTGGTCGTCGAAGGCGCCGTGGCGGCGGCGCGTGAACACGGGCTTCCGGTCATCCTCGTCGGGGATCAGGGTGCGATCGAGCGCGAGCTCGCCCGCCACTGCGTCGGGAACCTGCCGGTCCGTGTCCGCCACGCCTCGCAGGTGGTCGGGATGGCGGAGCCGCCGTCCCAGGCGCTGCGACGGAAACGCGATTCCTCGCTCCGGGTTTCGGCCGACCTGATCAAGGAAGGGGAGGCTGGCGCCTTCGTGTCCGCGGGCAACACGGGAGCCGCGATGGCCACGGCGATGTTCGTGCTGGGCGTGCTCCCCGGCGTCGACCGACCGGCCATCGCGGTGCTGCTTCCGAGCCTCACCGGCTACACCGTCCTCATCGACGCGGGCGCCATCGTGGATCCCAAGCCGCGTCACCTCGTGCAGTTCGCGGTCATGGGCCACTGCTACGCCAAGGACATCCTGGACAAGGGCAGGCCTCGGGTCGGGCTCCTCTCGGTCGGGGAGGAGGAGGGGAAGGGGAACGAGCTGACCAAGGAAGCCTTCGAGGAGCTCAAGCTCTCGTCGCTCAACTTCGTCGGCAACGTGGAAGGCCGTGACATGTACAACGGGAACTGCGATGTCGTCGTGACCGACGGGTTCACGGGCAACGTGGCGCTCAAGATCTCGGAGAGCCTCGCCGAGATGATCGGGGCCATGATCAAGGAGGAGCTCGGGCGCGACGTCCGGTCCCGGGTGGGTGCCCTCTTGTCCGGGCCCGCCTTCGCGCGCTTCAAGAAGCGCGTGGACTACACCGAAATGGGCGGCGCGCCGCTCATCGGTATCAACGGCGCGGCCATCATCTGCCACGGGAACTCGCCGCCGAAGGCGGTCAAGAATGCGGTCCGTGTCGCCGCCGAGTGGGTGCAGCAGAACGTCAACGAGCACATCAAGGCCGCCCTGGAGGAGGAGGCCACGCTGGCCGGGGACGGCCGGGACGGAGGCCGCGAATGA
- the rpmF gene encoding 50S ribosomal protein L32, translating to MALPKRRHSKTRGRKRRTHYKLALPTLSVCPQCRETKLPHRVCPHCGYYRGREVLSVEEA from the coding sequence ATGGCCCTCCCCAAACGGCGTCACTCGAAAACTCGTGGCCGGAAGCGCCGGACCCACTACAAGCTCGCCCTTCCCACGCTCTCCGTCTGCCCGCAGTGCCGGGAAACGAAGCTGCCGCACCGCGTCTGCCCGCATTGCGGCTACTACCGGGGGCGGGAGGTTCTCTCCGTCGAAGAGGCCTGA
- a CDS encoding DUF177 domain-containing protein: MVIRVSEIPEEGLRVEGVKAFPRPFTDSSWLLEDLSLFVEKDGDDVLVRGRLAARVPQLCGRCLEAFVSRIAAEMDTRFAPRPLWRRDEQVELTADDLELDFYDQDLLDLDRLIQTEAMLGLPMKPLCREGCRGLCPVCGGNRNVTPCDCEARRPDPRLAVLKTLAERMSSR, from the coding sequence ATGGTCATCCGGGTGTCCGAAATTCCGGAAGAGGGGCTTCGGGTAGAGGGCGTGAAAGCATTTCCTCGGCCCTTCACGGACTCGTCCTGGCTCTTGGAGGATCTCTCCCTGTTCGTCGAAAAGGATGGCGATGATGTGCTGGTGCGCGGGCGGCTGGCGGCCCGCGTGCCCCAGCTCTGCGGGCGGTGCCTCGAAGCGTTCGTCTCCCGCATCGCAGCGGAAATGGACACCCGGTTCGCGCCCCGCCCCCTGTGGCGGCGGGACGAGCAGGTGGAGTTGACGGCCGACGACCTGGAGCTGGACTTCTACGACCAGGATCTCCTGGATCTGGATCGGTTGATCCAGACCGAAGCGATGCTGGGGCTTCCGATGAAGCCCCTCTGCCGCGAAGGATGCCGGGGGCTCTGCCCCGTTTGCGGCGGCAACCGCAACGTCACGCCCTGCGACTGCGAGGCGCGGCGTCCCGATCCGCGGCTGGCCGTGCTCAAAACCCTCGCGGAGCGAATGTCGTCACGATAG
- the htpX gene encoding zinc metalloprotease HtpX — MSSVFKTGILLAALTALLVLIGGALGGQQGMVVAFLFALVMNLASYWFSDKIVLAMYGAKPIEEAEAPALYRIVRTLATRAGIPMPRVHLIPSEAPNAFATGRNPQHAAVAVTEGIMRLLDEHELEGVLAHELAHVKNRDVLISTVAATLAGAITYLAHMAQWAAIFGGGRRDDEEEGGSAFGAILMAILAPVAAMLIQLAVSRAREYQADATGARLAGQPWGLGKALEKLHTASQLVPMDASPATAHLFIVNPLTGGSWVTLFSTHPPIEERIARLRAMRF, encoded by the coding sequence ATGTCCAGCGTTTTCAAGACCGGCATCCTCCTCGCAGCCCTGACTGCGCTCCTCGTCTTGATCGGCGGCGCGCTCGGCGGCCAGCAGGGCATGGTTGTGGCCTTTCTGTTCGCCCTGGTCATGAACCTGGCGAGTTACTGGTTCTCCGACAAGATCGTCCTCGCCATGTACGGCGCGAAACCCATCGAAGAGGCCGAAGCGCCCGCGCTCTACCGGATCGTCCGCACGCTCGCCACGCGAGCCGGCATCCCCATGCCGCGGGTCCACCTGATCCCGAGCGAGGCCCCGAACGCCTTCGCCACCGGCCGGAACCCCCAGCACGCGGCGGTAGCGGTCACCGAAGGGATCATGCGGCTGCTCGACGAACACGAGCTCGAGGGCGTGCTGGCCCACGAACTGGCCCACGTCAAGAACCGCGACGTCCTGATCTCCACCGTCGCGGCCACGCTGGCCGGCGCGATCACCTACCTCGCGCATATGGCCCAGTGGGCCGCGATCTTCGGCGGTGGCCGGCGCGACGACGAGGAGGAAGGTGGCAGCGCCTTCGGCGCTATCCTCATGGCGATCCTGGCGCCCGTCGCGGCGATGCTGATCCAGCTCGCCGTCTCCCGCGCCCGCGAGTATCAGGCCGACGCCACAGGCGCCCGGCTGGCAGGGCAGCCCTGGGGCCTCGGCAAGGCGCTCGAGAAGCTCCACACGGCCTCCCAGCTCGTCCCGATGGATGCGAGCCCGGCGACGGCCCACCTGTTCATCGTGAACCCGCTCACCGGCGGGTCCTGGGTGACCCTGTTCTCCACGCACCCGCCCATCGAAGAGCGCATCGCGCGTCTCCGCGCGATGCGCTTCTAG
- the ccmA gene encoding heme ABC exporter ATP-binding protein CcmA, giving the protein MRDNTFEAWTHLPTSMVTVTGLRKSFGAAVVLEDVRFELRERECLALLGANGAGKTTLLKILATLLRPSRGSVTVNGQDAVRDPETVRASLGFLGHSTYLYEDLTAVENLRFWATLRGLEAGPVRLQEALAHVELDSVAGERVRTFSSGMKRRLALARVLLSTPRLLLLDEPFAGLDQRGKKWLEGVLVGFKERGGAVLMTTHSFGRGLSIADRVAILAGGRIILDRPRTDLSLEELRRLYALHTEEAG; this is encoded by the coding sequence ATGAGGGACAATACCTTCGAGGCGTGGACCCACTTGCCAACCTCCATGGTGACCGTTACCGGGCTCAGGAAATCGTTCGGGGCCGCCGTCGTGCTGGAGGATGTGCGCTTTGAGCTCCGCGAGCGCGAATGCCTGGCGCTTCTCGGCGCCAACGGCGCCGGGAAAACGACGCTGCTCAAGATTCTGGCGACGCTCCTGCGCCCGTCGAGAGGCTCGGTGACGGTGAACGGCCAGGACGCCGTGCGCGACCCCGAGACGGTGCGGGCGTCGCTCGGATTCCTGGGTCACAGCACGTACCTCTACGAGGACCTGACGGCGGTCGAGAACCTCCGCTTCTGGGCGACGCTGCGCGGACTCGAGGCCGGACCGGTGCGGCTCCAGGAGGCACTGGCCCACGTCGAGCTAGACAGCGTGGCGGGCGAGCGCGTGCGGACCTTTTCGAGCGGGATGAAGCGGCGGCTCGCGCTGGCGCGCGTGCTCCTGAGCACGCCGCGCCTCCTGCTCCTCGACGAGCCGTTCGCCGGACTGGACCAGCGGGGCAAGAAGTGGCTGGAAGGGGTCCTGGTCGGCTTCAAAGAACGCGGCGGCGCCGTGCTGATGACGACGCACAGTTTCGGTCGCGGGCTCTCCATCGCCGACCGGGTGGCGATCCTGGCCGGTGGCCGGATCATCCTCGACCGGCCGCGCACCGACCTGTCGCTGGAAGAGCTTCGCCGGCTCTATGCCCTCCA